The proteins below come from a single Ochotona princeps isolate mOchPri1 chromosome 13, mOchPri1.hap1, whole genome shotgun sequence genomic window:
- the NANOS1 gene encoding nanos homolog 1: MEAFPWAPRSPRRGRAPAPMALVPSARYVSASGPTNPQPFSSWNDYLGLATLITKAVDSESRLGCASGGSGDGGGGSPPSSSSSSCCSPHASAGPGMLGPALGRPDYDEEEDDASDDPGSRGRCVGGALELRALELCAGPAEAGLLEERFADLSPFAGRATAVLLGCAPAVAAEGTPRGERAAAWAAEPRLHAAPGPAAARLLKPELQVCVFCRNNKEAEALYTTHILKGPDGRVLCPVLRRYTCPLCGASGDNAHTIKYCPLSKAPPPPPTARPPPRSARDGLACKKLR, translated from the coding sequence ATGGAGGCTTTCCCTTGGGCGCCCCGCTCGCCCCGCCGCGGCCGCGCCCCCGCGCCCATGGCGCTCGTTCCCAGCGCCCGCTACGTGAGCGCCTCGGGCCCAACAAACCCTCAGCCCTTCAGCTCGTGGAACGACTACCTGGGGCTCGCCACCCTCATCACCAAGGCGGTGGACAGCGAGTCGCGCCTTGGCTGCGCCAGTGGCGGTAGCGGggacggcggcggcggctcccCGCCCTCGTCCTCCTCGTCGTCTTGCTGTTCCCCGCACGCGAGCGCCGGGCCCGGGATGCTGGGACCAGCCCTGGGGCGACCCGACTACGACGAGGAGGAAGACGACGCGAGTGACGACCCGGGCTCCCGGGGCCGCTGCGTGGGGGGCGCGCTGGAGCTGCGCGCGCTGGAGCTGTGCGCGGGCCCCGCCGAGGCCGGGCTGCTGGAGGAGCGCTTCGCCGACCTGAGCCCCTTCGCGGGCCGCGCCACCGCCGTGCTGCTGGGCTGCGCGCCTGCCGTCGCCGCCGAGGGGACGCCGCGTGGGGAAAGGGCCGCGGCGTGGGCGGCTGAACCCCGGCTGCACGCGGCCCCCGGGCCGGCCGCCGCCCGACTGCTCAAGCCCGAGCTGCAGGTGTGCGTATTCTGCCGGAACAACAAGGAGGCGGAGGCGCTCTACACCACGCACATCCTGAAAGGGCCCGACGGGCGCGTGCTGTGCCCCGTGTTGCGCCGCTACACGTGCCCCCTGTGCGGCGCCAGCGGCGACAACGCGCACACCATCAAATACTGCCCTCTCTCCAAagcgccgccaccaccgcctacAGCTCGCCCGCCGCCGCGCAGCGCCCGAGACGGCCTGGCGTGCAAGAAGCTGCGCTGA